In the Jatrophihabitans endophyticus genome, one interval contains:
- a CDS encoding carbohydrate ABC transporter permease: protein MTATVNAPDAPDAPDAAETTRAPGSAGSSPRTRRYGGPLLGLLAWVIGIIFVLPVLWMILTSFHSEQNAGHNPPYVTAPLDLDGYRDFFSGGTSPWPYLLNSLTASVVSTALVLLLAIPAAYALSIRPVRKWTDVMFFFLSTKMLPPIAGLLPIYLFAQKVDLLDNVFLLIVLYMSMNLPIAVWMMRSFLAEVPRAILEAASLDGASLPYQMRRIIVPITMPGIAATSLICFIFSWNELLFARVLTGVAAQTAPVFLTSFVTSQGLFLAKVCAAATIVSLPVLAAGFAAQDKLVQGLSLGAVK from the coding sequence ATGACCGCGACGGTGAACGCCCCCGACGCCCCCGACGCGCCGGACGCCGCCGAGACCACGCGCGCCCCGGGTAGCGCCGGCAGCAGCCCGCGGACCCGGCGTTACGGCGGTCCGCTGCTCGGCCTGCTCGCGTGGGTCATCGGCATCATCTTCGTCCTGCCGGTGCTGTGGATGATCCTCACGTCGTTCCACAGCGAGCAGAACGCCGGTCACAACCCGCCGTACGTGACCGCGCCGCTCGACCTCGACGGCTACCGCGATTTCTTCTCCGGCGGTACGAGCCCCTGGCCGTACCTGCTGAACTCGCTGACCGCCAGCGTGGTCTCGACCGCGCTCGTGCTGCTGCTGGCGATCCCCGCCGCGTACGCGCTGTCGATCCGGCCGGTGCGCAAGTGGACCGACGTGATGTTCTTCTTCCTGTCGACCAAGATGCTGCCGCCGATCGCGGGGTTGCTGCCGATCTACCTGTTCGCGCAGAAGGTCGACCTGCTCGACAACGTCTTCCTGCTGATCGTGCTGTACATGTCGATGAACCTGCCCATCGCGGTGTGGATGATGCGCTCATTCCTCGCCGAGGTGCCCCGGGCGATTCTCGAGGCCGCCTCCCTCGACGGGGCGAGCCTGCCGTACCAGATGCGCCGCATCATCGTGCCGATCACGATGCCGGGCATCGCGGCGACGTCGTTGATCTGCTTCATCTTCAGCTGGAACGAGCTGCTCTTCGCCCGGGTGCTCACCGGGGTCGCGGCGCAGACCGCGCCGGTGTTCCTCACCAGCTTCGTGACCAGCCAGGGGCTGTTCCTCGCCAAGGTCTGCGCGGCCGCGACCATCGTGTCGCTGCCCGTGCTCGCCGCTGGATTCGCGGCACAGGACAAACTGGTCCAGGGGCTCTCCCTCGGCGCCGTGAAGTGA
- a CDS encoding carbohydrate ABC transporter permease: MTSTSAGTTSAAAAADAVPAAPHRPHRGRTHRARGHAPFWQALIWLAPALVLIGAVVVYPAIAMIQASTKTYSITGLEKGSVGTDNYRKVLDHPDLATVLVNTLVWVVAVVTITIVLGLALAQFLSKEFFGRRVVRWALIVPWAASLVITSRLFTLLLDYYHGIVNKVLVGLGLLDKPVDFLGDDSWVMPSMIVVGVFVSLPFTAYVFIAGLNGISHEVLEAARIDGASSWQTYRHVTLPLLRPALLVATVLNIIYVFNSFPVVYTLNERNPGFEHDTTITFMYKLAFKSAELDVGMSAATGVFNVLLILVVVVIYLKTVKWQEEPGS, translated from the coding sequence GTGACCTCGACGTCCGCCGGCACGACGTCCGCGGCTGCGGCTGCGGACGCCGTGCCGGCGGCGCCGCACCGGCCGCACCGCGGGCGCACGCATCGCGCCCGCGGCCACGCGCCGTTCTGGCAGGCGTTGATCTGGCTCGCGCCGGCGCTCGTGCTCATCGGCGCGGTGGTCGTCTACCCGGCGATCGCGATGATCCAGGCCTCGACCAAGACCTACTCGATCACCGGCCTGGAGAAGGGCTCGGTCGGCACCGACAACTACCGCAAGGTGCTCGACCACCCCGACCTCGCCACCGTGCTGGTCAACACCCTGGTGTGGGTGGTCGCGGTCGTCACGATCACCATCGTGCTGGGGCTCGCGCTCGCGCAGTTCCTGTCCAAGGAGTTCTTCGGACGCCGCGTCGTGCGGTGGGCGCTCATCGTGCCCTGGGCGGCGTCGCTCGTCATCACGTCGCGACTGTTCACGCTGCTGTTGGACTACTACCACGGCATCGTCAACAAGGTGCTCGTCGGCCTCGGGCTGCTGGACAAGCCCGTCGACTTCCTCGGCGACGACAGCTGGGTGATGCCGTCGATGATCGTCGTCGGCGTCTTCGTGTCGCTGCCGTTCACCGCGTACGTCTTCATCGCCGGGCTCAACGGGATCTCGCACGAGGTCCTCGAGGCGGCCCGCATCGACGGTGCGTCGTCGTGGCAGACCTACCGGCACGTGACGCTGCCGCTGCTGCGTCCGGCCCTGCTCGTCGCGACCGTCCTCAACATCATCTACGTCTTCAACTCCTTCCCGGTGGTCTACACGCTCAACGAGCGCAACCCCGGTTTCGAGCACGACACGACGATCACCTTCATGTACAAGCTCGCCTTCAAGAGCGCCGAGCTCGACGTGGGCATGTCGGCGGCGACCGGCGTCTTCAACGTCCTGCTCATCCTGGTCGTCGTCGTCATCTACCTGAAGACCGTGAAGTGGCAGGAGGAGCCGGGATCGTGA
- a CDS encoding zinc-dependent alcohol dehydrogenase family protein translates to MRAAVVKAVGEVTVETVDDPTPQDGEVVVQVAACGLCGTDLHILQGEFAPTLPVIPGHEFAGTVVALGAGVTDVREGDRVAVDPSLYCHECHYCRRGRNNLCLRWNAIGVSVSGGAAEFVAVPAANCVRLPDHVETADATLIEPLSCAVRGYDVLTSQLGSHVLIYGAGTMGLMMLRLAQRVGATSIDVVDLNTDRLETARGLGVTHAETTADGIEPEFGWELVIDATGNDKAIQDGLGRVAPGGTFLQFGVADYAARATIDPYRIYNKEITITGSMAVLHSYERAAELFATGVLDPGLFITDRVPLEDYAGAIEAFKTGKGLKTQVIPG, encoded by the coding sequence GTGAGAGCAGCGGTGGTCAAGGCCGTCGGCGAGGTGACGGTCGAGACGGTGGACGACCCCACTCCGCAGGACGGTGAGGTCGTCGTCCAGGTCGCCGCGTGCGGCCTGTGCGGCACCGATCTGCACATCCTGCAGGGCGAGTTCGCGCCGACGCTGCCGGTGATCCCGGGGCACGAGTTCGCCGGGACCGTCGTCGCGCTGGGTGCCGGCGTCACCGACGTGCGCGAGGGCGACCGGGTCGCCGTGGACCCCTCGCTGTACTGCCACGAGTGCCACTACTGCCGACGCGGGCGCAACAACCTGTGCCTGCGCTGGAACGCGATCGGGGTGTCGGTGTCCGGCGGCGCCGCCGAGTTCGTCGCGGTGCCCGCGGCCAACTGCGTGCGGCTGCCCGACCACGTCGAGACCGCCGACGCGACGCTGATCGAGCCGCTCTCGTGCGCGGTTCGCGGCTACGACGTGCTGACCAGCCAGCTGGGTTCGCACGTGCTCATCTACGGTGCCGGCACGATGGGGCTGATGATGCTGCGCCTCGCGCAGCGGGTGGGGGCGACGAGCATCGACGTCGTCGACCTCAACACCGACCGGCTCGAGACCGCCCGCGGGCTCGGGGTGACGCACGCCGAGACCACGGCCGACGGCATCGAGCCGGAGTTCGGCTGGGAGCTCGTCATCGACGCCACCGGCAACGACAAGGCCATCCAGGACGGGCTCGGTCGCGTCGCGCCCGGCGGCACCTTCCTGCAGTTCGGGGTCGCCGACTACGCCGCCCGCGCCACCATCGACCCGTACCGGATCTACAACAAGGAGATCACCATCACCGGGTCGATGGCGGTCCTGCACAGCTACGAGCGGGCCGCCGAGCTCTTCGCCACCGGTGTGCTCGACCCGGGCCTGTTCATCACCGACCGCGTCCCGCTCGAGGACTACGCCGGTGCGATCGAGGCGTTCAAGACGGGCAAGGGACTGAAGACGCAGGTGATCCCGGGCTAG
- a CDS encoding carbohydrate ABC transporter permease: MTTSITATAVGDATGEQPAPVRRHRGWRRWRPVVLPVVGFVLALVLLSPYIVMLLDALRPSADVVATPTTFLPRHWRFSSFGDVLSDDRFLNWLKTSLLVAGVSTAIVLVAAVPAAYFTARYRFPGRTLFLFLVLVTQMFSPTSLVVGIYREFFDLSLVNTYQAIILTNAAFNLAFAVWILHGFFSAVPKDVEDAAHLDGCSKFGTLWRVMLPLTKPGLVTAVVFTFIAAWNEYVVALTLMQDDSRKPLTVGINSYVTGYQQNWDLLFAASIIAIVPVVVLFAAIEKHLVGGLTAGSVK; the protein is encoded by the coding sequence GTGACGACGTCCATCACCGCCACCGCCGTCGGCGACGCGACCGGCGAGCAACCCGCTCCCGTACGCCGTCACCGGGGCTGGCGACGCTGGCGTCCGGTCGTGCTGCCGGTCGTCGGGTTCGTGCTCGCGCTCGTGCTGCTCTCGCCCTACATCGTCATGCTGCTCGACGCGCTGCGTCCGAGCGCCGACGTCGTGGCGACCCCGACGACCTTCCTGCCGCGGCACTGGCGGTTCTCGTCCTTCGGCGACGTGCTGTCCGACGACCGGTTCCTCAACTGGCTCAAGACCTCGTTGCTCGTCGCGGGGGTCTCGACGGCCATCGTCCTCGTCGCGGCGGTGCCGGCCGCGTACTTCACGGCCCGCTACCGCTTCCCGGGCCGCACGCTGTTCCTCTTCCTCGTCCTGGTCACGCAGATGTTCTCGCCCACGTCGCTGGTGGTCGGCATCTACCGCGAGTTCTTCGACCTGAGCCTCGTGAACACCTACCAGGCGATCATCCTGACCAACGCGGCGTTCAATCTCGCGTTCGCGGTGTGGATCCTGCACGGGTTCTTCTCCGCCGTCCCGAAGGACGTCGAGGACGCCGCGCACCTCGACGGCTGCAGCAAGTTCGGCACGCTGTGGCGCGTGATGCTGCCGCTCACCAAGCCGGGGCTCGTGACCGCGGTCGTGTTCACCTTCATCGCGGCATGGAACGAGTACGTGGTCGCGCTGACGCTGATGCAGGACGACTCGCGCAAGCCGCTGACGGTGGGCATCAACTCCTACGTCACCGGCTACCAGCAGAACTGGGACCTGCTCTTCGCCGCGTCCATCATCGCGATCGTGCCGGTCGTCGTGCTCTTCGCCGCCATCGAGAAGCACCTGGTGGGCGGCCTCACCGCCGGCTCGGTGAAGTAG